In a genomic window of SAR324 cluster bacterium:
- a CDS encoding phosphatidate cytidylyltransferase yields the protein MSEVSPTTWWSSNLTQRLLSGMVMVLVAILSLAYGTTQWVGLLVLVVVILGMQEYRAMLSQQKVHLNRRGWLYSAFLLSISPLLGGIGALNAMLILVAGGWILHEMVFSRKQQLEELYSLGWALFGLFWVGWSFPHMTLIKDLPHGELNLCLLLVVIVLTDSLAYFGGRKFGKNPLAPGISPKKTREGSLCGTVGSMLVGSVIAVNWLEFSWPMALLLTFIISVLGQVGDLVESKMKRLCGVKDSGKVLPGHGGILDRLDSFLLTTPFFYYWMLLIA from the coding sequence ATGTCTGAAGTGAGCCCAACCACTTGGTGGTCTTCCAACCTAACGCAGAGATTGCTCAGTGGTATGGTGATGGTGTTAGTGGCAATCCTTTCACTGGCCTATGGCACCACCCAATGGGTTGGTCTGCTGGTTTTGGTGGTCGTCATACTTGGAATGCAGGAATATCGAGCTATGCTCTCCCAACAGAAAGTACACCTGAATCGGCGAGGCTGGCTATACTCTGCTTTTTTACTAAGTATCAGCCCACTCTTGGGAGGAATCGGTGCTCTGAATGCTATGCTGATCTTGGTTGCAGGTGGCTGGATTCTGCATGAGATGGTTTTTTCCCGCAAGCAGCAATTAGAGGAACTGTATTCTTTGGGGTGGGCTTTATTTGGATTGTTTTGGGTTGGTTGGAGCTTTCCACATATGACACTGATTAAGGACCTCCCCCATGGAGAATTGAATCTATGTCTGTTACTTGTTGTGATTGTACTCACGGATAGTCTCGCTTATTTTGGTGGACGCAAATTTGGCAAAAATCCACTTGCTCCTGGAATCAGTCCGAAAAAGACCCGTGAGGGGAGCTTATGTGGGACAGTTGGGAGTATGCTGGTTGGCTCGGTGATTGCCGTGAATTGGCTAGAATTTTCCTGGCCAATGGCCTTGTTGCTAACTTTTATCATCTCGGTGTTGGGTCAGGTCGGAGATTTGGTTGAATCGAAAATGAAGCGCCTCTGTGGTGTCAAGGACTCTGGGAAGGTACTGCCTGGACATGGTGGTATCCTAGATCGGTTGGATAGTTTTCTGCTCACGACCCCCTTCTTTTACTACTGGATGCTGCTTATCGCATGA
- the dxr gene encoding 1-deoxy-D-xylulose-5-phosphate reductoisomerase, which translates to MNPKSIALLGSTGSIGGSTLSLVRQFPDRFKIHSLSCRRSIEMLIDQIKEFAPKQVVVEASDQVNQLRELFNESELEILPGDQGNCELVQHPDVDLVVTGIVGSAGLSPCLKALESGKDLVFGNKESLVLAGELFMQVAHRSGSRILPMDSEHNAIFQSLVGHRREDVVSLVLTASGGPFRDMPLEDFSAITKEAALQHPNWEMGNKITIDSATMMNKGLEVIEAHWLFGIPLEKIEVVIHHESIVHSLVEYVDGSLIAQLGQPDMRIPLAYCLGYPERLPLNLPRLNLCELGSLHFENPDPVRYPCLALALAALRQGGAVPAVLNGGNEAVVEAFLDEELHFNHIASYLQRLMSLLECWRQKPECPNYLQHINSVDDALAADRWGRSQLRHLLETTS; encoded by the coding sequence ATGAATCCAAAATCCATTGCACTACTGGGTTCTACAGGTTCCATCGGGGGCAGTACACTAAGTCTCGTTAGGCAGTTCCCCGATCGTTTTAAGATTCACTCACTGAGTTGTCGACGCTCAATCGAAATGCTTATTGATCAGATCAAAGAATTTGCACCGAAGCAAGTCGTCGTCGAGGCTTCGGATCAGGTCAATCAACTTAGAGAACTTTTCAATGAGTCTGAATTGGAAATTCTTCCTGGAGACCAAGGGAATTGCGAGTTGGTACAACATCCTGATGTAGATTTGGTGGTCACAGGAATTGTGGGAAGTGCAGGATTATCGCCCTGCCTCAAAGCTTTGGAATCTGGAAAAGATTTGGTATTTGGTAATAAAGAGTCCTTGGTGCTCGCAGGAGAGTTGTTCATGCAAGTTGCCCATCGAAGTGGGAGCCGAATCTTACCGATGGATAGTGAGCACAATGCGATTTTTCAATCTCTCGTTGGTCATCGACGTGAAGATGTAGTTTCACTGGTTCTAACAGCTTCTGGAGGTCCTTTTCGAGATATGCCACTGGAGGATTTTTCAGCAATTACCAAGGAAGCGGCGCTACAACATCCCAACTGGGAGATGGGTAACAAGATCACTATCGATTCAGCGACGATGATGAACAAGGGTCTTGAAGTGATTGAAGCCCACTGGCTTTTTGGAATTCCTCTAGAAAAAATTGAAGTGGTGATTCATCATGAAAGCATTGTTCACTCCCTGGTTGAATATGTTGACGGTTCCCTGATTGCTCAACTTGGACAACCAGATATGCGTATTCCCTTGGCCTACTGCCTGGGTTATCCGGAACGTCTGCCTTTGAATTTACCAAGATTGAACCTGTGCGAACTTGGTTCTTTGCATTTTGAAAATCCTGATCCAGTCCGTTACCCTTGTCTCGCTTTGGCGTTGGCTGCTTTGCGACAGGGTGGGGCGGTGCCGGCAGTTTTGAATGGAGGAAATGAGGCGGTTGTGGAAGCTTTTTTAGATGAAGAGTTGCACTTCAACCACATCGCAAGTTATCTTCAAAGGCTGATGTCGCTTCTTGAGTGCTGGCGACAGAAACCGGAATGTCCAAATTATCTCCAACACATCAACTCGGTGGATGATGCCCTGGCTGCGGATCGCTGGGGTCGATCTCAACTCCGCCACTTGCTGGAAACAACTTCATGA